The Suricata suricatta isolate VVHF042 chromosome 16, meerkat_22Aug2017_6uvM2_HiC, whole genome shotgun sequence genome contains the following window.
CCCCGGtctgcctccaccctgcccttcccccaaggATAACTGCCGCCCCGCCTTCTAGCGCTTTCTAGCACCTTCTAGTACATTCTAGCACCTTCTAACATATTTTCTATACTTGAACTTCCCACAGTTGAAATTATGGGGTCTGGACTCTCTCGTGGCACTCAACCTTGTGTTTCTGAGTTTTCATCTGTGTGGTCCTAACCTGCTTTATATAACAGAGTATCTGTAACAGTCTCTTCACCGTCCTGAAATGTAATCCAGAGACAGTATGACCTACTCACATCTACTCACATactgttcccctcccccaatttAACGTATTCAATGTCTCTAGCAAGACATGACAGAGCAGTGCAGTGTGGCCGCTTCGAACTCACATCGAGTTCTGCGGGATCGGAAGCTTATACCGTTGGAAGGGGGCTCTCCTTCAGGAAAAGAACCAATGCGTGGGACTCCAAGCACAGGAGGAGGGGGTGATTATTTGGGCCCAGGAAGAAAATGCCAGCAACTTGTCTCATTTCAAAAGCTGACAAACCCTCCAAACATTCCAGAAAACTGACACAGACTAGCTTCTGGCTCCCTCCCCTTGGAACCGGTGTCTCCTCCTCCACCACATACTTTCCGTGCCAGGTGTCCTGGGACAGGTGAGGCGGGATGTGACTTCTGTGAATTCCTGCAGCCAGCCGGCTTGCACGGATGAAACCATGCCTGGCCCGACGTGACCGCGGACCTCATAAATACCCCAGGGAACTCGGTGAAACGTATCCCCACCTCTACTTCaccttataattttgtttaatgtttgtttatttttgagagagagtgcaagtgggagagggccagagagagagggaaacggaggatccaaagtggggaagggacggtgtgtgtgtggcggggggcagaccaaggatccaaagctggctctgcgctgtcagctcagagcctgatgcggggctcaaactcacgaactaagagatgatgacctgagctgcagtcacacgctcaacccgctgagccacccaggcgtccctctgctTCACCTTAGCCCGGTCCCCCAAATACCCACCCTGTCCCATGCCAGGGGCAGGAGACCCCGGGGGAAGGTGCAATGGAAAGACGCAGTGGGTTAAATGGACTGCTCTTAAAACATCTCACTCTGGAAAAATTTTACCTCCGTGTATGGCCCTGTGGAcgctttgtggggttttttggggggagggggggagaaatACAGCTCAGGTGAGGGGTTGAAGCGTAAGACTATTTCagtttcggggtgcctggctggctcttgatcttgggggttgtaagttcaagccccaccttggggtgtagcgatcacttaaaaataaattcttcgggcatctgggtggtttagtctgttaagtgcctgactcttgatttccgctcaggtcatgatctaatggtcgtgagttcaagccccgtgttgggctctgtgctggcagcggggagcctgcttgggattcccgcCCCGCCCACCCCTACTcgcgcatgcgctctctctcgctcgctcgctcgctcgctcaaaataaataaactttaaaaaataataaaacgaaGGCAGGTTAATGCTTTCTCTtgagaaaactaaacaaaacaaacaaaacaaaaaagaccgtTTCAGCCCCATGGTGACCCCTGGATGGGGTTTCACAGGTGGGCCCCAGCCCCGTGGCCTTGCATAAAAGAGTCCGCGGGACACATAATTTCCGTGGCCTCGGTTTCCTTGTTGGCAAAATGGGGTGGTGACTTAGCCTCTCCCTCGAGGATCGGGCAAAGAATCAATGTAAGGAACGCACTTTGCCCCACTTTGCAGCCGTGAAGCGCTCCATGTCCCAcaggctgtgtggctttgggaaagtcactcaacctctctgtgcctcgccCTCTTCATTCCTAAAAGGGGGTTGCTACTCACTGTTACCTCATAGGATCCTCGTGGGGTTCTGGTAAAACATTCCCACGCTGCAGATGAAGCCATGGGGCTCAAGCAAAGTGTGCTGACGGGGGTCGCCAGCCAGCGGGTACCCTTCTCAGTCtcctccctgcccgccccccggGGGACCTCTGGCCTCGTCGCCTCCCAGGTCCTCATGGTGTCTCCGCCGTATTCCTACAGCCAGAAATTGTCGGGCGAATACTTCCGGTACAAAGGGATCCTTTTTCCCACGGGTCTCTACTCCCCCGAGAGCATCCAGACAGCGGAGGACGCCGAGGTGCAGGACGACGACATCTTCATCATCACCTACCCCAAGTCAGGTACCTGCTGGCCggggctgctggggtgggggtcggggtggggggccaCCGAGGCTGAGAAGGGCGCCCCCAGCGCAAGGGGGGAGAGGAcggagtgggggaagggcctgGATCAGCTCCGAGTCTGGGTGAGCTCGCGCGTTTGCACTGACGGGCCCCCTCCGCCAGGTGTCGCTCTTTCCCCCCGACCGAGGGGGCTCTCCGGTCCTCTTGGTCTCCGGGGCTAAATCACCTGTCCACACCCTGTCCCTCTCTCCGTCCCCTTAACTCGCCTCTACTTTTCTTCTTCGCACCTGTCCCCACCGGCCACTAGACTATGTTTCTGGTTGGTGATGTGTCTTCTGGCTCCTCCGCCCCCCTAGAACATGAGCTCTTTGGGGGCACATGGTTTAGGGTGTCTGAATGGCCGCTCTATTCTTGGAGCCTAAAACACTGCCTGACGCACATTCAGTACATATTTgcgggaggaaggaggcagggagggaggggaggaccaGCTTCATTTTCTCCATTCCTCCCTGAAATGCCGTTTACTATCTGCCATGTGTGGAGACACGGCTGTGAACAGGGGAGACACTGGTTAAATTGTTGGGAGAGACAGGCTTTATGTAAACATGCACTTACCTCCTTTACCATATAATCAGGGCTGGGATGGATAACCCCAAGGGCAGAGAGCATTGAATGTAGGTAACAAGAGACCGTCTGGGGGATGAGCGCAGGCTTTCAGGGGGAGAAGATGCTCATGCCGAGATCTAGAAGCTGCAGAAGGTTTGGGTGGGGAAGTGTGCCTAGATGACAGAGAAGTGGCGCACGCAAAGGCCCTGGGGTCGTGGAGGCTTGATGGGATCAAGGGAGAAAGAGATCAATGAGGCTGTggtgccaggggaggggggggcatgCGAGAGGCTGGGAATGAGGTAGGGGGAGGCACACGGGCTGATGACACATCCCCTTTGGAGCGAGAGAAGGGACAGACTTCAGCGCTTCCTTCTCTAGAATGAGGGGGATTGGCTACTTCATTTCTTTGtcaaaatatgttcaaaaattttcaaaatatgattttcagATGGAGTTCTGTGAGGGTACTTTTTAAGTATAATTCACAGAGCATATGGTTAacccattttaaagtgtacagttcagggcacctgggtgactcagtctgttcagtgtctgacttctgctctggttatgatctcacacttcgtgagtttgagccccgcatggggctctgtgctggcagtaagaacacctgcttggggttctctccctccctctctccgcccctcccctgcccacgcacacagtctctctctctctctctctctctctctctctctctctctctctctcaaaaataaataaagatttaaaactattaataaaataaataaattgaggggctcagtccgttgagcgtccagcttcagctcaggtcatcatctcgcggtttgtgggttcgagccccgcgtcgggctctgtgctgacagctcagagcctggagcctgcttcggattctgtgtctccctctctccctctgaccttcccctgctcacactgtctctctctctcaaaattaaacttaaaaagaaacattaaaaaataaaagaaatgaaataaacattaaagatctTAAAGAACCAAAGTGTACGATTCTATGGCAGTAGCGTATTCGCAGATTTGTGCAAACATCGCCACagtccattttagaacatttagaACAAGGAACCTTGTACCCATCAGCCATCACTCCCCAAACCCCACATCCCCGACCCCAAGCCTTAGGCAACCATTGACCTGCTCTCTGACTCCGCGCTGTGCCTCTTCTGGACGTTTCACATACATGGATGGAACCCTACACCATACGTGGTCTTTcatgtctggcttctctcactgaGCGTGACGTTTTTGGGGTTCAGCCCTGTTGTAGCGCAGGTCagtgctttgttcctttttatggccaagtacCATTCCATGGTAGGggcatactattttttttttcattttttaagatatttatcgatttttaagattttttaacacttttttttttaatttttgagagagagacacacagagtgtgagcaggggagggccagagagagagggagacaccgaatcagaaacaggctccagaccctgagctgtcagcacagagcccgtctcggggctcgaacccacgaaccctgagatcatgaccggaagtcagtggcttaacccactgagccacccaagcgcccttgtttattgagttttgaatgagagacagaaagacagagcacaagcaggggaggggcagcaagaaggcaacacagaatccgaagcaggctccaggctccgagctgtcagcgcagagcccgacgcggggacttgaacttatgagctgtgagatcaggacctgaaccgaagtcaaatgcttaaccgactgaggcacccaaacACCCCTTAGGTTTTACACTTAAATCTTTGATTCACTTTAAGACAGTTTTAATATGTGGAATGAGGTACAGATTGAGGTTCTTTTCCCTTGGATGTCCGATTCcagcttctttctttcattggaaatgtattgatttctttctttcttcctctcttgtttctttcttgagAACTAAAGCATCCATAGCTCAAGACCTACAAAGGGCTTGCACTGAGAGATCTTTCCTCCTGTGCTCACCAGGAGCCCCTGTGTATCTTCTAGAAAGGGCGCCTACAAGCagaaatgtacataaatatattttcacgTTTCCGCACCAAAGTTAGCACACTATCCACATCATTCTGTATCGTGGTCTTGTTTATACTTCtgctttctggggcgcctgggtggctcagtcaatggggcatccagctttggctcgggtcatgatctcgtggttcgtgggttcgaaccgcacgatgggctctgtgctgacagctcggagcctggagcctggcttcggattatgcgtctccttctctctatctctgcccctcccccactcacgctgtctctgtctctctcgaaataaataaacataaaaattttttcaaatttatttttgctttcttcttccttgtaCTTTGACATTCTTTCATCTGAAACTGCAAAAAGAGCGCCTTACTTGTTTACGGTTCCGCAGTGTAACATTGGACGTGTAGGAATTCTTGTTCAAACACGGAGTGGTGTTTGCTAGTTCTCAACCCTTCGCCTTTGTACACAAGGTAAACTTTGTACacaatgatatttattttgagagagagagagagagagagagcaggggaggagcagagggagaaggggagagagagcccagagcagggtcTATACTGTCAGTGCGGATCCTGACAGgggtctcgaactcatgcaccgagagatcacgtcctgagccagatcgagagtcggacgcttaaccgactgagcccctccagGCGCCGCTGAACTGTAACCTTTAAAATGGTTACATTGGTAAGTTTTATGTGACGTATTTTGTACCAGAAAAGAATTCACTAAGAAGTGACGGAGAACTAAACTCCCAGGGGGTGAAGAGAGCCCCAGTGGGTACAGGAAGAGCCCACACAGGGGTCAGCCACCGCCCCCTGGGCTGGAGCAGGGCACCCAAGGAAATGTGctggggtgcggggtgggggagaaagggtCCCTGGGGGACCGCGCCGGCCGCGGTCCAACCCAAAAGCCCGCAGGGCGGAGCCCAGAGGACCCAGGACCAGAGCCCGCGGGGTCCCTCCGGCGCCCTCTACTGGCCGAGTCTACCAAGCGGCCGGAGGAGAACTGTGGGTCCCCCTCCAATATCCCCAAACAGGGCGACCTACGAAGCACGACTTGGAGGGAGAGGCAATACACTGAGAACCGGGGCAGGATTATTGTTGGAATCCAGGGGAATGTCGGGGCGCCGGGCTGGCTCGGCCAGTGGAGCATGCGATTCTTTGATGCGGGgctcgtggggtcaagccccacattggtcacAGAgaccactttaaaaaaacaaaaaaactggggggcctgggtggctcagtcggttgagcgtccgacttcggctcaggtcatgatctcagggtttgtgggtttgagccccgcctcgggctctgtgctgacagctcagagcctggggcctgtcttcggatcttgtgactccttctctctctgaccctctcctgctcacactgtctctctttgtctctcaaaaataaataaaaacattaaaaaaattaaagcaaaaacaaaaaaaacagagagCCCAGGGCAACAGAATGCTAATGACAGCTGACTGTggttattatgattatgattactATTATTTCTCATCTGACTTGCCTATATCCTCCATGAACCAGGTCATTGATGAGATCCCTTCCTGTGACGTGACATCTGGGTGTCCCCACAGAGATCAAGGGGTTGCCCCCAGGCCGGGGTAGTGAAGAGAGCGGAGATTTTAAGTCCAGATGCCTGGATTGCCTTGCAGGTGTCTCTGTCTGTTAGCACAACGCTTCTGCCCTAATACGTGAGTGCAGGAAGCTCAGAAACGAAGCCTACTAGAAGCTTCTCCGTCATTTCTTTAAACTCCAGTTGGTGGAGGGATGCAGAGAAGCTGGGGACGATCCAGGCTCTCTCGGGCATTCTGGCTCCTTCCATCTCGTGGCCCGCCATCCCTGGGAGCCCCAGTTTCCACTGGTGTCCCCGCATCCAGccagcagagagggaagggggggagggacgTAGGAGGCGTTTATGGGCCAGCCACCTGCACATCGCTGCCACCTGCACTCACTTGGCCGGAACTCCGTCACGTGGCCCCACGTGTAGCAGGGAGGCCAGAAGAACGCggtcccctctctccccagaagggaaaggaaatgggGTCGGAGGACAGCTCGCTGGGCCCTGCCACAGCCACTTCCTCACCTCGCCACCTTGGCCCTGGTGACTTGTCTCCTTGAGCCTTGGGGTCCTGCTCTGAAAACGATGATCAGGAGCCCTCGCGCCACCGCCGGCCGTGAGGAATCTGAGAGACCCCATGCGTAGCGGATGGTGTGATCAGCCCAACAGGACGCACCcaactctgcttctctctcctcgcccctccccccttccccaccttggCCTGATGTGCCCAATTTCTCCTGACAGGCACCAACTGGATGATTGAGATCCTCAGCTTAATCCTGAAGGACGGGGACCCAGCCTGGACCCGCTCGGTGCCCATTTGGAAGAGGGCGCCCTGGTGTGAGACCATCCTGGGCGCCTTCAGCCTCTCGGACCAGCCCAGACCCCGCCTCCTGAGTTCTCACCTTCCGATCCAGCTCTTCACCAAAGCCTTCTTCAACTCCAAGGCCAAggtgcaggaggagggaggggtggcgCGGTGGGGGAGCACGTAACTAATTGATGAATTCAGCAGTACGTACagggcacctactatgtgccggcCCCGATCTAGAACCGCAGTAAATAAGCACACAGCAATGCCTGCCCTGTAAGCCCACGTCCTAAAGGGTGACAGAATAgcagagaaaaatcttttaatcTGCAAAGATGATAAATTCACATCGGAAAGGAGCGCAGGGTGGGGGCGTCTGGGGGCAGAACATTCTGGGCTCAAGGAAGAGCAGGTGCAagggtcctgggggtgggggtgggcgtggggggtgCCTGAGGATCAGCAAGGAAGCCTGTGCAGTCAGAGCCAattgagggaaggggagaggagtggAGATGAAGCCGGGGAGGGACCAGGCTCCAAACTGCAAGGCTTGGGAGCAGAGAAACCCAAGTTGCCTTAGGGTTTCGCGGGCGCCCTCTGGAGGCGAGATGGGGGAACAGCCCGCAGGGGCGGGCGAGGAGCGCAGAGTCCAGGTGGGAGGCAAAAGGGGACCCCACCAGGGTGGTGGCCCGTGGAGGCGAAGAGAAAAGGCCGAGTTTGGGGTGTATTTTGAAGGTGGAAGCAGCAGTAGGATTTGCTGACAGATGGGGCGTGGGTGGGAAACAGATGAGTCAAGGGTGACTCTAGGGTGTTTGGTTTAAGCAGCTGGGAAGCTGAGGCTGGTGTTGCGGGAGATGTGGGGGTCGGGAAAgaggccggggggcgggggggggaaggCGGGAGCCCCCTCGGGGCCCGGGGACGTCCAGGCGGAGGCTGCCAGTGGGAGTGAGGTAACCGACCCGGGATTCGATAGGACAGACCTGCTCTGGACACACGTCTGTGTAATTTGCTGGTCGGTGCAGAGGTGGATGGAGTCGTGAAAGGCAGGAGGCTGGGTGCATCACCAAGGAAGTGAGTGTAGACAGCAAGGATGGCGGCCGGGGTCTAGGAGGCCCCCAGGACTCCACGATGGGCTCACAGATTTGTCGCAAGGATGCCCAGATCTCGGCCATGCTGTTACCGCCACGGCGGCAGGTGGTCCCAGCGAAATGACAGAACTAACGTCGGTGGAGGAGAGAGGCGTGTGGGGTAGAGTTCCGTTGTCTGTCCCAGAGCAGGGCTGCCTGAAGAGCGCCTGCCGCTCCCGGCAGTGACACGTGATCACACGGAGCAGCGGCTCCCGCCTGGGAGGCTCACCCAAAGCCTTGGCACCGGGCTGTTTGTTGGAGGTTGGCCGCGTAGACACGGCAGACCACCAGGGTTGCTGACCGTGGCCTTGGGGAAGGAGACCGTTGCCAGGAAAAGACACATCTGATGGGGCTGACGTGGGCTTGGCTGGGGAATATGAGGCTGGTAATCAGATAGGAGCCAGGAACTCggagccttgaatgccaggctCAAGGGCAGGGGTTCTTTTCTGGGGGCGCTGGAGAGTCGGGGAGGGAAGGGTCTGCTCTCGGGGAGGAAGGGTCCTCTGGGGCCCTGTGGAGGTTGGGAGgcctgggagagggcagaggggaggggccaggcggGAAAGGATGAGGCCAGGGGCCTTCACTATGGGAATAGGAGAGGGTCAGTGCCTGTCACCTTGATCGCCCCCATCCTGAGCCCCCATGTCTTCCTCCagtttgcatttgtttgtttgtttgtttgtttgtttagagcggggtggggaggggcagagagagagagggactgagagaatcccaagcaggctccatgctgagagcacagagcccactgtggggcttgaactcacgaaccgtgagatcgtgagctgagcggaaatcaagagtcagaggcccaaccgactgagccacccaggcgcgccccttCCCAACCTCCAGTCTTTATTCCCTTGAAGCCAAACTGTCACTCTGGCTGGTCCAGGACCGGTCCCTCTGTCCTAGAATGTGGCTGCAGGGAGCTCGGTCCGTCCTCTGCGATGGGATGAACTGATCCAAGCCACGGTTAGCGGGAAGTCCCTTGAGAAGTCTATCCTGTGTCCTTCCTGCTGCAGGATCAGAACCGAGAAGGCTTGGGGGCATGCAGGCTTTGGGGAGGGGTCCTGTTtgacctctctctcttctccccgaCACCCACACACAGGCGATCTATGTGGGCCGGAACCCCCGGGACGTGGCAGTGTCTCTCTATCATTACTCCAAGATCGCCAAGCAGTTGAAGGACCCCGGCACGCCTGACCAGTTCCTGCAGAACTTTCTTGAAGGCGAAGGTGAGGACTGGGGCAAAGTAGGGGGGGCGCCCCTCTTGGACCCAgacaggaagggggcagaggaggggtaagaaggaaagagacagagataaagggcTTTATTAACAGTGAAGAAGTCAAGTGAGTCAGAGACAGCAGGAAAAAGAGATAGAcgcagagatacagagaaagggagaaacctAAAGAGACAGGAATGCAGGAAAGGGGCGGAaccagagagaggtggggaggcaggggtccTCTCTCGGGGCGCCAGATGTGGGGGGCTTGGGGCAGGCCCGCAGCTCTGAGGGGCGGCGCCTGGGGCCACGTGGGGCTAGTGaacccacccccccgccccagcaggGCGTGGCCCTGCTGCctgaccctcctccccctgcccctcccccgcagtgCAGTTTGGCTCCTGGTTCGACCACATTAAGGGCTGGATTCGGATGAAGGGCAAAGAGAATTTTCTGTTCATCACCTACGAGGAGCTGCAGCAGGTgatgccccgcccccaccccgcgcctccctgcctctcccctcctcacgcccccttcccttccccctaccccagccctgccctgctgcccGACACACCAGGTTTTGATAGCACAGCGGTGAACAGAACAGAGTCCTGAGCaggcgagcaggagaggggccgagggcaaataataaaacagatgGCAGTTGGGGCGCAGAGAGAAAAGGCAAGCAGGAAAGGAAGATAAGGAATGTGGGGGGGGGCACAATTTTAAATAGGGTGACTGGGAGTTCTCCAGGAGAATATAACACTGAAGCAAAGATCTGAAGGAGAAGGACCCATGGAAagagctgagggggagggggcgtgtCTCAAGCAGTGGGAAccgccagtgcaaaggccctgaggtgacaGCGCACTTGATGTGTTTCCAAGGGCAACAAAGAAGGGTGTGGCCAGAGCCAGCTGGGGGGAGGGACGGTGGGAGGCACAGCGAGGACGTTGGCTTTTCTCTGAGTAGGTGGACACCAGGGGCCAGCCGTGAGCA
Protein-coding sequences here:
- the SULT2B1 gene encoding sulfotransferase family cytosolic 2B member 1; translation: MVSPPYSYSQKLSGEYFRYKGILFPTGLYSPESIQTAEDAEVQDDDIFIITYPKSGTNWMIEILSLILKDGDPAWTRSVPIWKRAPWCETILGAFSLSDQPRPRLLSSHLPIQLFTKAFFNSKAKAIYVGRNPRDVAVSLYHYSKIAKQLKDPGTPDQFLQNFLEGEVQFGSWFDHIKGWIRMKGKENFLFITYEELQQDLHSSVQRICQFLGRPLGEEALGSVVAHSAFGAMKANAMSNFTLLPPSLLDQRHGAFLRKGVCGDWKNHFTVAQSEAFDRVYREQMRGLPTFPWDDPEDASPDPDPSPTPAQPSEDPPSP